The region AGCTCCCCTTCCGAGAGCGGCTCCGCGAGTACGCCGCCATCGCGCGGGCGCGGCTCGAGACGGACCGCTTCGAGGAGTTCTGCGCCGAGCACCTCGCGCATCTGGACGAGGCCGCGTGGGAGTTCTTCGGCACGGCGCGCGCGCGCGAGGCGGTGCGGCTCAAGGTGGCGGCGCTCTTCCCGGAGCACGAGGTGGAGCCGTTCACGGATCTCTTCTGGTCGCGCATCCAGACCTGGCGCGAGGAGGTCTCGGTGCCGGTGCGCCCGGGAAGGACGGCGTCGTGAAGCAGAACGCGCGCTGGTACTCCGAACGGCTCGGCGAGGAGGTCTCGGTCGTACGCTGGGGCACCTATGGAATGCCCGTGCTCCTCTTCCCCACCGCCGGCGGGGACGCGGAGGAGATCGAGCGCTTCCACGTGATCGGCGCGCTGAAGCCGCTCCTCGACTCCGGAGCGATCAAGGTCTACTCCTGCGACAGCGTCGCGGGGCAGCGGCTCGTGTCGGGCCAGGGCACCGTCGCGGACCGGTGCCGCATGCAGGACCGCTTCCACGAGTTCGTGCGGCACGAGATCGTGCCCGCGATCCGCACGGACTGCCGCTCGCCGGAGATCGAGATCGTGACGGCGGGCTCGTCGATCGGCGCCTTTCACGCGCTCGCGGTGCTCTGCCGCTATCCGGACGTCTTCGCGCAGGCGATCTGCCTGAGCGGAACCTACGACCTGACGAGATTCCTGAAGGGCGAGCCGACCGCGGACTTCTATCGCGCGTCGCCGCTCCACTTCCTCCCCGGGCTCGAGGGCCCGCACCTGGACGCGATCCGGCGCCGCTTCGTGATCCTCGCCTCGGGCGAGGGGCGCGCCGAGGCGATCGGCGAGTCGTGGCACGCGGCGCACGTGCTCGGCTCGAAGGGCATTCCGAACCGCGTCGACTCCTGGGGCGCGGAGTGGCACCACGACTGGCCGACCTGGCGCGCGATGCTCCCGCAGTACCTCGGCGCCGCGGTCGCCTCCGCCGTGCCGCGCGGCACCGCGGCG is a window of Candidatus Eisenbacteria bacterium DNA encoding:
- a CDS encoding alpha/beta hydrolase-fold protein: MKQNARWYSERLGEEVSVVRWGTYGMPVLLFPTAGGDAEEIERFHVIGALKPLLDSGAIKVYSCDSVAGQRLVSGQGTVADRCRMQDRFHEFVRHEIVPAIRTDCRSPEIEIVTAGSSIGAFHALAVLCRYPDVFAQAICLSGTYDLTRFLKGEPTADFYRASPLHFLPGLEGPHLDAIRRRFVILASGEGRAEAIGESWHAAHVLGSKGIPNRVDSWGAEWHHDWPTWRAMLPQYLGAAVASAVPRGTAAAGDHPGS